In Methanocella sp., the sequence GCCCTCATCGCGGCCCTGTACGTCCATAAGACCAACAACCGTGAGGACATGCAGGAATTCCTGAAGGCCGTGGACAACGTCGTGCACTTCGAGCGCGTGTGCGACGATTCGCTGCGGAAAACGGAAAAGACAATCTTCGAGCTCAGCGGCGACTTCAAGGAGCTGCGGCTTTACCTGGAGGTGGCGAGTAACATCGAGGAGGCCACGAACTCGTTCATGAAGGCTGCCTACATCATCCGGGACAACGTCCTCAAGGAGGTAAACCGGTAACATGGCTTTCCAGCCCACCTCCCGCATGGTCGTTTTCGGGGCCGGCACGACGGCCGAGGCCTTACCCCAGGAATTCGGGAACAAGGCCGCAGTCCTGGTCAAAATGGCATCGCTGGGCATACCCGTGCCTCCCGGGTTCGCGCTCGGGGTCACCATCTGCGACGACTACTACCGGAATAACGAAGTGCTGCCCGATTATGTGGATGAGATGCTAAAGCGGGGGATCTCGCACCTGGAAAAAGCGACGGGCCTGACTTTCGGGAGCGGCCGGCGTCCCCTGCTCGTCTCCGTCCGGTCTGGGGCCCCCATTTCCATGCCGGGTATCATGGACACGATGCTGAATATCGGCCTCAACCGCGAGATCATCCAGGGCCTTATTTACATGTCAGGTAACCCCCGGTTCGCCTGGGACACCTACCGCCGCTATCTGGAAAACTTCGGGACGATCGTTCTGGGCTACGAAGGGAGTAAGTTCCAGGCGATCCTGCACGAGATAATGGAGGACGTAGGCGTTACGGACGAGACGGCGCTGGACTTCAAGAGCCTGAAGCTGATCACCGGCCGCTATGAGGCAATGCTCCAGCGTAATGGGGGGCCGAAATTTCCCGAGAACGTCTACGACCAGCTCCGGGCGGCCTCGATCGCCGTGCTGCGCTCCTGGAATAGTCCCCGCGCCGCGAATTTTCGGCGCCTGAACCTCGTCGGGGCCGCCCGCGGGACTGCGGTGACCGTCCAGGCCATGGTCTTCGGGAACATGGGCCGGTTCTCGGGCGCCGGCGTCGCTTTTTCACGGAACCCGTGGACTGGCGGCAAGGAGCTCGTCGTGGACTATAAGCTCGGCGCCCAGGGCGAGGACGTCGTCTCGGGCAGCCAGGGGGCGTCCACGCAGAAGGAGATGGCCCATCTCATGCCCGAGGCGTACCGTGACCTCCAGGCCGTGGCAACGCGGCTCGAGCAGTACTTCAAGGATATGCAGGACATCGAGTTCACGGTCCAGGAGGCCCGGCTGTTCATCCTGCAGAGCCGCTCGGGAAAACGCAGCCCATACGCGGCGCTCCGGATCGCTGTGGAGATGGTGGACGAGGGCCTGATCACGCCGAAAGTGGCTCTGAGGCTGCTGGAGGGCGTGGATATCGACTCGATCATCATCCAGCGATTAAACGCGTCCGGTGAGCCCCTCGGCGCGGGCATCTCGGCATCGGTTGGCGTGGCCGCAGGCAGGATCGCGCTGACGTGCGAGCGGGCAGAGGAAGATTCGGCAAGATCGCCCGTCATCCTGGTGCGGGAGACTGCATCTCCCGACGACATCGCGGGCATCAAGGCCGCGGGCGGCTTGCTGACGGCCCGTGGCGCCAGGACGTCCCACGCGGCTGTCGTGGCCCGCCAGATGGGAAAGGTATGCGTCGTGAACTGTGCGGACCTTTCCATCGACCTGGCTCGCCACAGGATAAACATCGGGAAGGCCATGCTCCATGAGGGCGACGAGATCACGCTGGACGGGTCGTCCGGCCTGGTCTATGCAGGGCACTTGTCGACGACGACGGAAAAGCCCGTCGACCTGCTCGCCAAAGTGGCGAAATGGCGGAAGAAAAAAACATGAGTGCGTCCCGCTTTTTCCGGATTAAGTTTATCCGGCTGCCGACAAAATATATCCATATTTCATAAGAACGTAGCTCCACGGAGGCCGTATGATCTTTGAAGTTGCACACGAGCAGGCCGGCAGGCCAATGGTCTGGGAGACGGCCGTATCGGAAGTCGTCCCACGCACGAAGGACGTGAAGAGTTTCCGCTTTCCGAAGCCGGAAGGCTTCCAGTATAAGGCGGGCCAGTGGATGTACATCAACATCCGCATCGAGGGCGTGCAAAAGCTGCACCACTTTACGATCTCCAGCAGCCCGACGGAGAATTACATCGAATTCACGAAGAAGATAACGGATAGCCAGTATTCGCAGGCCCTGGATAAGATGAAGCCCGGCGACTGGGCCAAGATCAACGCCCCCTTCGGCGAGTTCACACTGGGCGGTGAAAACGAAAAGATTGGGGCCCTGACGGGCGGGATCGGGATCACGCCTTTAATGAGCATTTGCCGGTACTGCACGGATAAGAAGCTCCCGACAAGCATCGTCATGCTCTACTCGAACAAGACGGAGAACGAGATCGTTTTCAAGGATGAGCTCGATGAAATTCAGAAGATGAACCCGAATATCGTCATCAAGAACGTGCTTACGCGGGAGCCGGAATGGAAAGGGCTAAAGGGGCATATCGACGCCGATATGATAAAAGCGCAGATACCTGACTATAAAGAGCGTGTGTTTTATATTTGCGGGCCTCCAAGCCTGAACCAGGCGATGAAAAAGGCGCTGGAAGGGCTGAATTTACGGGAAGACCGGATTAAGCTCGAAGAATTTACCGGCTATCAATAATAATTGAGCTATTCACTAATCTTATATGGGAGCACGTGCAGAGTAGAATTAGTGGTCGGCGGATGCCTGAGAAGCGATATGATAGTTTTTCCGTAAAATATAATATGGCCGCCCCATGCGGCATTTACTGCGGCTATTGCCGGCTATATCTGTCGAGGGAAAAAGGCCTTAAGAAAGGCTGTCAGGGGTGCAGGATACAGAATAAGAACTGCGCCTTCTTAATGAAAGCCTGTATCCAGGATAAGAACAGCACTGTCAAGTTTTGTTTTGAGTGTGAGATATTCCCCTGTGACAATTTAAAAAAGCTGGATAGAAAATACAATAAAAAATACAATACGAGCCTGATCAAGAACCTTGAAAGGATCCAGCAGGTCGGCCCGGATGCCTGGCTCGAAGAGCTCCGGGAGGCATGGACGTGTCCCTCGTGCGGCGGGCGCCTGTGCCTGCACGATGCTAAGTGCTACGACTGTGGTGCGCCGCTTATCAGGGAATGATCTCGCAGCTGTTGAACTTCGTGTGCTCGAAGTCCCGCAGGCTGATCTTTCCTTCTTTGATGAGCTGCCTGATCTCCGGCAGCACGGCCAGGAGCCCGCTGACCATGTTCTTGATCGTGGCACAGACTTCTTTGAATCCCGCGTCTCCCCACTTCACGGTCACGTTCGCATAGAGGCAGCGGCCACCGCAGATGTTCAGGATGTCGCAGCCTTTACAGGGGCCGGAAATGAGCGTCTGCTTTAATTTCAACGGATGGTCCGAGGCGATGTCGCCCGCATAATAAGCTTTCATACCTGACATTACGGGGCATGGCGATATCTTCCCATCGGTCTGGATGTTGAACTCCGCCCAGCCGGCGCCGCAGCGGAGAAGCGTTTTTTCATGGAGCAGCATCGAGCGCATGACGGACATGAACGGGTACATTCTCAGGACTTTACCCTCTTCCCTCATTACGCGGACCCATTCTTTAATGAGAAGGTCGATGCCAGGGTTATAGCTATCCTTAGCCCACTGCGCGAAGTGGCGGCGCTGGTAGTCGTTCTTCCAGAAAAGCGCATTCAGCTGCCAGTGGACACTGTCAAAACAAAAATCAGGATTATTCAACAAGTATAAGGCCTGGCTGTAGATGTCGCAGTCCTCGGTCACAGTCATCCTGGCGATGGTCTCGCCTTTAAAGCCATTCTTGCGAATAAGCCGGGCGTTGGCCATGATCTTCTGGTAGACGCCCTCGCCCCGATCGTAGTCTGTTAGGGCCTCGTCGCCGTCGAGGGAGATCGATATCGTGTGAAGACGGTTCAGGTACTCCGGCTTTACCTTGTGTAGCATCGTCCCATTGGTGTGGAGCATGAAGCGCCTGGCGGGCAGCGTATCCATGAGCTCGTACATCTTTTTAATATTCAGGAGCGGCTCACCGCCGTAAAAGATGAGTGTGGCATCAGGGTCTTTTTCGATAAAGGACTTCAGGGCCGCCGACTCGCAGCCCAGGTCCCGGGGCAAAGAATAATCGATGTCCTCGTGGTCGCCAGACTCGTCGAAGTCGTCGCAGCACTCGCCATAGCAGTAGCGGCACTGAAGATCACAGGCCGTCGTCAGCGTGATGAAAAAGTTCATGACCGCATCCTCTGAGCGGGCTCCCTGTCCCCGGACTCCTCTTATAATGGACTCACTGATAGACGATTTGATATTTAAGGCTTATCCATGGCCGAACGATTTGTTTTTATACATTATCGCATAAAAGTCATACGGTGGTTATCTTTGAGGCGTTTCGGGCTATTAGCCATATTGTGTATAACGATCATCGTATTATCTTTTAGCGGTTGTACCGACTCGAGCCCGGCGACGATAACGCCGACGCCTGCCCCGTCTTCGAGCGCGGCGGAGATCGGCCATTCCAGCTCTAATCCGGCGCCCATAGGGCAGGCCGTCACGGGTAACAGCAGGCAAAAAATGGAGGACGGGTCTCAGCTCACGCTGACGATGGTGCTGGAGAACGTGACCCGGGGCGACATGGCGACGAAAATGCTTGACAATTATAGTGGCCTGCCCCAGGTCCCCGGGCGGGGGAACGAGTTTTTGTTCGCCGAATTCAGGGCGGACCTGGTCAATTTCACGCCTAACGAGACCTATTCGATCAGCAACCTGAACTTTGTCATCCTGTCCGAAGGCAACTTTACAAACGCCACGCCCGTTATCCTGTTTAACCCCACGATACAGGGCGGATTAATGAAGGGGGAAACCCGCGAGGGCTGGGTACTATTCGAAATACCGGCCAATAGTACGGACCCGGTCATCGCATATGCGAGAGGCAGTGACGGGAGCGGCGGCCTGTGGTTCCGGGCTTATTGATCGAATAAGGTATTTTTCCCTTTTTTTCGCAGAGCTATATTCTCGTTGATGCGCTTCTCCGCCCAGCTAATATAGTGGCATGGCCCCCGGTTATACATGGCCACGGCCTCTTTACATACCTCATAGATCATCTGCTGCCCTTCTTCACGGGAATAAACCCGCGTAAGCTGGCCGACGTCCAGCGACCACCCGATGTAGGAATTATCCTTCGCCTTCCAGAAGTCGGCGACCAGCGCCGGGCTGCGGGCGAAGACGAAGAGGTCGCACTGCCTCTCGCCTTTTGGCAGCGTCTTCCCGTTGAAATGCGCCTCGTCCTGCAGGAAATGGGTGACCTCGTGGCCGATGACGTAGTTGCTGCTGCTGCGCGTTAAGCGTACGGTGCCGGTGCCGCCGTCATAGTAGGCGCTCCGGGATGCCCGGCCGAACCTGATGTCCGTGACCTCGGGGAAAAACCAGAGGGTATACTCGATGCGCTGTTTCAGGGCGGGCACTTTTAGGAATAATTCCCGGAGGTCCTTTGTATAATGGACGTTCGCCATAGTAATTCCCTACTTTTTCTGGATGCGCCGCAGGTTCACGGCCATCTTCAGGAGTATATACGTTATAACGGTAAAGATTACTAGAAATACTAAAATAAGGCCGACGATAAGAAGAACGATAAAAACAGGGTCATACGCCATACCTAAATGAACACCCGGGCGAACAGCTTGACGAAGCGCCAGACGCGCTCCCTGGTCGACAGGCCCAGGAATTGCCGGGCGAGGACGGAGGGGCGGTCAATGTCGCCGTACTGCGTGATCATGTTCAGAATATCGGGGTCGTCCAGGGCCGCGATGGCCTCGTTCAGGTCCTCGTCCGTCATCCTGCCGAAGATCTGCCTGAACTTGAGCCCGAACATGAGCTCGTTGCCGAACTCGCCGCGCCAGCGGCGCTCGTATTCCCTGAGCCGGGCCGCCCGGACGTCGCCTTCCAGGGCGGCCTTCGCGGCCACTTCTCCGGCAATTTTGGCGCACCGTGTGCCCATGTAGATGCCGCCATAGGATACGGGCTTCACGTGTCCTGCCGCGTCCCCTACGATGAGGACGCCGTCGGTCACTGTGCTCTTGAGCGTTCCTACGGGTATGCCGCCCATGATGAGGTCGACAGCCCCACGGGCCTTCTTCGAGACGACCTCGTGCTCGCTCAACAGCCGGTCGAGATAAACGTGCGCGTCGCTGTCCGCGTTCAGGCCGATTCGGCAGCATTCGCCTGACGTGGGCACCGCCCAGGCGAAATATTTTGGCACGTAATAATGTCCCAAAAATATCTCGACGAACTCCTCATCCCGGGGCTCATAGTCGGCTTCAACCTGGATGCCCGTACAGACATGGGGGATATGGCCCAGCCCGACGCTCTTCGCGATGCGGCTTTTAACTCCATCCGCGCCGATGACGACCCTCGCCGGTATCTCCGTCTTTTTACCGTCGCTGACCGCTTCCAGCACTACGCCTCCGGGCACTTTTTTAACCGAGCGCACGGCCGTATCAAGCCACACGTCGGCGCCCGCCTTCGTAGCTGCTTTAGCCATTTCGCGGTCCATGATCTTGCGCTCGACGACGTAGGTCATGGTGCGCTTACCATCGATGGGTATAGAGCGATTATCGGGCGCATAGACGAAAGCTCCCCGGATACGCTTGTTAATAAAATTGCCCTCGGGCAGCTCGCATTCCTTAAGTGCCTTGACGCTGATGTGGCCGGTGCAAGAGACAGGAGAGCCTATCACGGCATGCTCCTCGATGAGCAGTGTCCTGGCGCCGTTCTTCGCGGCGTACTTTGCGGCCATCGAGCCCGCGGGGCCCGCGCCTACGACCACTACATCAAATTCCATTTGTAGACTACCTTAAAGCGTGATACGTTAAGCATTCTCTATTACATTTAAAGTTTATCTTTTTTGGCTTTAGCTTAAGCCCCACTAAGCATAATAAAAACGCTTAAAAATTTTCATCCACGAAGCTACACTAAGCGGGCCTGAAACGACTCTAAGATATTTCAATATATTTGCTGTGTTGAATAAGTCAAGTTTTGTTAATTAGTAAACGATTACTAAGCTAGTTAATTTTTAAAAATATTTGCTGTGTTGAATTACTCCGGTATTTTAAGCTTTTTAAGGGCACGGAGGGCACTATTTTTCACCACAAAGGCACGAAGAGCACGGAGGCCCAAAAAGTCTTTTTTTAGATTAAGTTACAAAGTACACAAAGCCGGTTCATCGGCGATCAGGGCACGAAGGATACAAAGACACAGTGGAATGAACAAGGGCACTTTTTACCCCTATGCCTTCATAAT encodes:
- a CDS encoding PEP/pyruvate-binding domain-containing protein, with the protein product MAFQPTSRMVVFGAGTTAEALPQEFGNKAAVLVKMASLGIPVPPGFALGVTICDDYYRNNEVLPDYVDEMLKRGISHLEKATGLTFGSGRRPLLVSVRSGAPISMPGIMDTMLNIGLNREIIQGLIYMSGNPRFAWDTYRRYLENFGTIVLGYEGSKFQAILHEIMEDVGVTDETALDFKSLKLITGRYEAMLQRNGGPKFPENVYDQLRAASIAVLRSWNSPRAANFRRLNLVGAARGTAVTVQAMVFGNMGRFSGAGVAFSRNPWTGGKELVVDYKLGAQGEDVVSGSQGASTQKEMAHLMPEAYRDLQAVATRLEQYFKDMQDIEFTVQEARLFILQSRSGKRSPYAALRIAVEMVDEGLITPKVALRLLEGVDIDSIIIQRLNASGEPLGAGISASVGVAAGRIALTCERAEEDSARSPVILVRETASPDDIAGIKAAGGLLTARGARTSHAAVVARQMGKVCVVNCADLSIDLARHRINIGKAMLHEGDEITLDGSSGLVYAGHLSTTTEKPVDLLAKVAKWRKKKT
- a CDS encoding FAD-dependent oxidoreductase; this encodes MIFEVAHEQAGRPMVWETAVSEVVPRTKDVKSFRFPKPEGFQYKAGQWMYINIRIEGVQKLHHFTISSSPTENYIEFTKKITDSQYSQALDKMKPGDWAKINAPFGEFTLGGENEKIGALTGGIGITPLMSICRYCTDKKLPTSIVMLYSNKTENEIVFKDELDEIQKMNPNIVIKNVLTREPEWKGLKGHIDADMIKAQIPDYKERVFYICGPPSLNQAMKKALEGLNLREDRIKLEEFTGYQ
- a CDS encoding DUF3795 domain-containing protein, which produces MPEKRYDSFSVKYNMAAPCGIYCGYCRLYLSREKGLKKGCQGCRIQNKNCAFLMKACIQDKNSTVKFCFECEIFPCDNLKKLDRKYNKKYNTSLIKNLERIQQVGPDAWLEELREAWTCPSCGGRLCLHDAKCYDCGAPLIRE
- a CDS encoding TIGR04084 family radical SAM/SPASM domain-containing protein, with translation MKSSISESIIRGVRGQGARSEDAVMNFFITLTTACDLQCRYCYGECCDDFDESGDHEDIDYSLPRDLGCESAALKSFIEKDPDATLIFYGGEPLLNIKKMYELMDTLPARRFMLHTNGTMLHKVKPEYLNRLHTISISLDGDEALTDYDRGEGVYQKIMANARLIRKNGFKGETIARMTVTEDCDIYSQALYLLNNPDFCFDSVHWQLNALFWKNDYQRRHFAQWAKDSYNPGIDLLIKEWVRVMREEGKVLRMYPFMSVMRSMLLHEKTLLRCGAGWAEFNIQTDGKISPCPVMSGMKAYYAGDIASDHPLKLKQTLISGPCKGCDILNICGGRCLYANVTVKWGDAGFKEVCATIKNMVSGLLAVLPEIRQLIKEGKISLRDFEHTKFNSCEIIP
- a CDS encoding NAD(P)/FAD-dependent oxidoreductase produces the protein MEFDVVVVGAGPAGSMAAKYAAKNGARTLLIEEHAVIGSPVSCTGHISVKALKECELPEGNFINKRIRGAFVYAPDNRSIPIDGKRTMTYVVERKIMDREMAKAATKAGADVWLDTAVRSVKKVPGGVVLEAVSDGKKTEIPARVVIGADGVKSRIAKSVGLGHIPHVCTGIQVEADYEPRDEEFVEIFLGHYYVPKYFAWAVPTSGECCRIGLNADSDAHVYLDRLLSEHEVVSKKARGAVDLIMGGIPVGTLKSTVTDGVLIVGDAAGHVKPVSYGGIYMGTRCAKIAGEVAAKAALEGDVRAARLREYERRWRGEFGNELMFGLKFRQIFGRMTDEDLNEAIAALDDPDILNMITQYGDIDRPSVLARQFLGLSTRERVWRFVKLFARVFI